Proteins encoded within one genomic window of Nordella sp. HKS 07:
- a CDS encoding VIT1/CCC1 transporter family protein, with protein sequence MALSFTGTMSVAVAGGEEVRTVLMAALGCNMAWGIVDAVMFVLTTAADRARRFNFIDSVRAAPVPEARRILLQNLPEEVQQITSETDAELLLTRIKSSPAGKHRNIVRLQDFRAAISVFGLVVASTLPPSIPFLFIDHLPAAMRMSNAIALVMLFLIGARLGKYMGRSPWPMALAMTAIGAVLVAVTIALGG encoded by the coding sequence ATGGCGCTTTCCTTTACCGGCACCATGAGCGTCGCCGTGGCGGGAGGCGAAGAGGTCCGGACCGTGCTCATGGCGGCCCTTGGATGCAACATGGCATGGGGCATTGTGGACGCCGTGATGTTCGTCCTGACGACCGCCGCGGATCGGGCCAGGCGCTTCAATTTCATCGATTCCGTCCGCGCAGCGCCCGTGCCGGAGGCGCGTCGCATTCTGCTTCAGAACCTGCCCGAGGAGGTTCAGCAGATCACGTCCGAAACCGATGCGGAGTTGCTGCTCACGCGCATCAAGTCCTCGCCGGCGGGCAAGCACCGCAACATTGTCCGCCTCCAGGATTTCAGGGCCGCGATTTCGGTCTTCGGCCTGGTCGTCGCTTCGACGCTCCCGCCCAGCATACCTTTCCTGTTTATCGACCATCTGCCCGCCGCCATGCGCATGTCGAACGCGATCGCGCTGGTGATGCTCTTCCTCATCGGCGCCCGACTCGGCAAATACATGGGCAGAAGCCCGTGGCCGATGGCGCTGGCCATGACGGCGATCGGCGCCGTCCTGGTGGCCGTCACCATCGCGTTAGGAGGTTAG
- a CDS encoding OmpA family protein — translation MPLGASILDLLPIPPGAQSAIPAGLRSFLERFTAVDLTSSTTSAATFHYGTLLPTIEDTGIEDAIRSWSIEGAGFDRGVRFQLAATRVQTVNNIEPAPAPLQLDLFLEQVSIVVPSLKAAKLIPGSGTTPAHLLPDPASPDVRLSGSAILRITNGPGGWGGPFLVDFPDPLVPSAPTGSVASMQFVPPHFFVANSAIGLTVRQLTFDASGTYTPADILARSHGPDWTGLAINEALLYLPHETPLVGSLVLGVRDVLLGDPFGMQGELRAEWGADAATATPVQISQATDANGYAPIPVASADGEFDRTVVIDPGRPLRFFAQVTSGPGTDVTVRWILPDRSTANGLLTPEFRARSGDTLVCIRSATAEGGSTPVDEPEIRHHFTAGRGATAKITVTHGGLSHDNVVHVSGSREVIAAAGLVFAVDPAPADPEAMTWQLGDSPTAPVASGATFALNGTSGLPASGRVDLVLDDNSGGVRRVRIQCLERAALLIGVEAGVFDADGASLVVQAVERTVELNLFHDDGSLIAADNPAELEGGNLVVPTNALAQVTVDNVAPAAPLPERHVRVRMVFDEANPSHEGEDIEAVEQLLADFPGARLVLIGRCDDVGDAAYNAVLARERAAAMGDRLIALGVAAGLIIYRGEQDDPATGWVGEGTAPDLTELGVPADQQGDDWYAFEQEDPNHPLPNTPGESGELRARREEYRRVDIYAEGDPANDIKLPPANGAFGSTRRRAWVPGPDGESPAPPVASSPELIHRVSVRVAWDSPTATTLADFVPTLAEVTVAYESERLSEPANMPAELPGTSIGTGSGAANSAEVLTVTGRWTYDARSGETLFAASVDSTGDPLGLFYADGDAAALAFAFGPAVVATVSPAFPGADAVGIAGVATAAIILQGAVKNGTGRVVCTGLSVEQKQRALDTLAGSQQQMLFDYESSFDVDLSVLNVLHLSTSKPLKVRYRNVGIRLDWSQTGWWNIASFVYEGISMEVVEPGQWQIDGPLGKFLGIVAVRMGTGSTWFEVDMAFNLDLGVVRLTSATIRIVAERNAPLSVEIRGLGVALSIPGVLEGSGMARINPDGSVAATLDVNVVAAGLLAQAELELKPELAYVAISVRVILPVGIPLANTGLGIFGFVGQFVSNGERTFAMPLDPDPVQAELDWYEQAFADKWGPAPGQWALGLGVIIGTLPDMGFTFNAQGMFVVAFPDPSVILGIDAKLLASPGQASDDPEPLQDEMRLIGLAVIDPEAVLIGVRGTYEIPKVLTVNVPLSAYFPLSGDPRGSFVHLGSDNITAESKVGIFTRAGDPVSMSLLPGVLDANVWAYFMLEERELHWLGNEDEFSFDGFAVGFGAGWNLTWKAGPLTLDASAELLVGLGTSPFKLVGGIWVDGLLDAKIASVGVSGNLIAEVIEQNGDMLTHLSGEFCGEIDLPLAPPIKKCIEIEIGNKLVDDIPTPAHPLKSVDLTGRRGNRVATATDGTPGTDHTVWPDTVPVLSFSHVPEIGPDLEDDWTLAARPNNPSPWAGSSELKYAFRLDRVELLEKTGEGFVKVDGPLDAVFWLPTHRGGVMSEDADAIWPSEHEGAALALLSWVPFTIFRHLTNGGEGLPADPVETLEDVCDTIVVGHETCAPGIDAERLEPGRIKIRSRRGKGDPVATVFTVFGTTTLGGMSWRELGLALACLGLHPIAEGIVDLDLPVVLPDGRRMLRGYELPGVAQAGPRYASLGWEGRFEPAIAKGQAVLEVCDQGHGVMAPTRCFPFDGVNKVDGEDRWDAGGLRFVKTLTPDGSTVLVGSNGALIVGLGTLRVIFPFPVNWASLSVVHPLATATLTIKGLGGQRLGTRVIPRDSAPQTVVIEDVGPFSELVIVSLDGRLGIESVCVRAGLGEPDTPLAIPPLLGQKLDGEFVLWDAQVLVEKAPRRGQRCRQILYTSPDAGGWQAIGVPAMQSATIRLVGVCGLTTTLEQVRIRDQDARDTLREGWNVKAGLTSETRPLLKPDTEYRLRLAMSWAGWRPANPGAQPPATVADSSWQVFPDVELNFLTAAEGALDHSAPPLVPLQDETSFDPRAVARYLIGFEPEGAMSPPHFLDDALLAHFEVDHVEQLLAQYDRALVMTLRRTNPSAGSAMNGRPMAIALDVGRSSLEPARLDKVDARVITALRADPRCLKTDVNTGGVTLSITADLEPDAEYDLALFAPPVDDEDDESLLVARTHFRSSRYPDVSALLTGLGFGLSERAVTIPFDFVIANGATMPAPDTSASDAALDDALRIIGMDPWPVVGVGRTVAIWRPGSAAGEYLLAGLLLESPEPIERGARCGIVQALVTGGASDVVLTACRVNSACTRVLLATATAQGLPLR, via the coding sequence ATGCCCCTCGGCGCGAGCATACTCGACCTGCTGCCCATTCCGCCTGGCGCACAGTCGGCCATTCCTGCCGGGCTGCGCAGCTTTCTCGAGCGCTTCACCGCCGTCGACCTGACCTCGTCGACGACCTCGGCGGCCACATTCCACTACGGCACGCTGCTGCCGACCATCGAGGACACAGGCATCGAGGATGCGATCCGCAGCTGGTCGATCGAAGGCGCCGGCTTCGATCGCGGCGTGCGCTTCCAACTCGCGGCCACGCGCGTTCAGACGGTCAACAATATCGAGCCGGCGCCGGCGCCGCTGCAACTCGACCTGTTTCTGGAGCAGGTCAGCATCGTCGTGCCATCGCTGAAGGCCGCCAAGTTGATACCAGGCAGCGGCACGACGCCCGCGCATCTGTTGCCAGACCCGGCGTCCCCTGATGTGCGGCTGAGCGGCAGCGCGATCCTGCGCATCACCAACGGGCCTGGCGGCTGGGGCGGCCCGTTCCTGGTCGACTTTCCGGATCCGCTGGTGCCTAGCGCACCGACCGGCAGCGTTGCGTCCATGCAATTCGTGCCGCCACATTTCTTCGTCGCCAACTCGGCGATCGGGCTCACGGTGCGCCAGCTCACCTTCGATGCTTCCGGAACCTACACGCCGGCCGACATCTTGGCCCGCAGTCATGGACCGGACTGGACGGGCCTCGCGATCAACGAAGCGCTTCTTTATCTGCCGCACGAGACGCCGTTAGTGGGCAGTCTCGTGCTGGGCGTGCGCGACGTGCTGCTCGGCGATCCGTTCGGCATGCAGGGCGAATTGCGCGCCGAATGGGGCGCCGACGCGGCGACGGCGACGCCGGTGCAAATCAGCCAGGCGACAGACGCAAACGGGTACGCGCCCATCCCTGTCGCATCGGCCGACGGCGAATTCGACCGCACCGTGGTGATCGACCCGGGTCGTCCCTTGCGTTTCTTCGCGCAGGTGACCTCGGGGCCGGGCACCGACGTCACAGTACGCTGGATCCTGCCGGATCGCTCGACCGCCAATGGTCTTCTGACACCGGAGTTCCGTGCCCGGTCCGGCGACACGCTGGTGTGTATCCGCAGCGCGACAGCTGAAGGTGGCTCCACGCCGGTCGACGAACCGGAGATCCGTCATCACTTCACAGCCGGACGGGGTGCAACGGCAAAGATAACCGTCACCCATGGCGGGCTGTCGCATGACAATGTCGTGCACGTGTCCGGTTCGCGCGAGGTGATCGCGGCCGCCGGCTTGGTCTTCGCCGTCGACCCGGCGCCAGCCGATCCGGAGGCGATGACCTGGCAACTCGGCGACAGCCCTACGGCGCCGGTGGCGAGCGGCGCCACCTTCGCCTTGAACGGCACCTCAGGACTTCCGGCCTCAGGCCGCGTCGATCTGGTGCTGGACGACAATAGCGGCGGTGTGCGGCGCGTGCGTATACAGTGCCTGGAGCGGGCCGCGCTGCTGATTGGCGTCGAGGCTGGTGTATTCGACGCCGATGGCGCGTCGCTTGTCGTGCAAGCGGTCGAGCGGACCGTCGAGTTGAATCTGTTCCACGATGACGGCAGTCTCATCGCGGCGGACAATCCGGCGGAGCTGGAGGGCGGCAATCTCGTCGTGCCGACCAATGCGCTGGCGCAGGTCACAGTCGACAATGTCGCGCCGGCGGCGCCATTACCCGAACGGCATGTTCGGGTGCGGATGGTGTTCGACGAGGCCAACCCATCGCATGAGGGCGAGGATATCGAGGCCGTCGAACAGCTGCTGGCCGACTTTCCCGGTGCTCGCCTTGTGTTGATCGGACGTTGCGACGACGTGGGGGATGCGGCCTACAACGCGGTGCTGGCGCGCGAGCGCGCCGCGGCCATGGGCGATCGACTGATCGCGCTTGGCGTGGCGGCCGGGCTTATCATTTATCGCGGCGAGCAGGACGACCCGGCCACAGGCTGGGTAGGCGAGGGTACTGCGCCCGATCTGACGGAGCTCGGCGTTCCGGCCGACCAGCAGGGCGACGACTGGTACGCGTTCGAGCAGGAGGATCCAAATCATCCGCTGCCCAACACGCCGGGCGAAAGCGGCGAACTGCGCGCCCGGCGCGAAGAGTACCGACGGGTCGACATCTACGCCGAAGGCGATCCCGCGAATGATATAAAGCTGCCGCCTGCTAACGGCGCATTCGGCTCCACGCGGCGCCGCGCCTGGGTGCCGGGGCCGGACGGCGAATCCCCCGCACCGCCGGTGGCGAGCTCGCCCGAGCTTATCCACCGCGTCAGCGTGCGTGTGGCCTGGGACAGCCCGACCGCCACCACGCTGGCCGACTTCGTGCCCACGCTGGCCGAAGTCACGGTGGCCTATGAAAGCGAGCGCCTGTCGGAACCGGCAAACATGCCGGCCGAATTACCGGGCACCAGCATCGGCACCGGCAGCGGCGCGGCGAATAGCGCCGAGGTGCTCACCGTCACCGGCCGGTGGACCTATGACGCGCGCTCGGGCGAGACGCTGTTTGCCGCGTCGGTCGACTCCACCGGTGACCCGCTCGGCCTGTTCTATGCCGATGGCGATGCGGCAGCGCTGGCCTTCGCCTTCGGTCCGGCGGTGGTTGCGACTGTGAGCCCGGCCTTCCCTGGCGCGGACGCCGTCGGGATCGCCGGAGTCGCCACCGCAGCCATCATCCTTCAGGGCGCCGTGAAGAACGGCACAGGCCGCGTGGTGTGCACCGGGCTCTCCGTGGAGCAGAAACAGCGCGCGCTCGACACACTCGCCGGCAGCCAGCAGCAGATGCTGTTCGACTATGAGAGCTCATTCGATGTCGACCTGAGCGTCTTGAACGTGCTGCATCTGAGCACATCCAAGCCGCTCAAAGTGCGCTATCGCAATGTGGGCATTCGGCTCGACTGGTCGCAGACGGGCTGGTGGAACATCGCCTCCTTCGTCTACGAAGGCATCAGCATGGAAGTGGTCGAGCCCGGCCAGTGGCAGATAGACGGGCCGCTCGGCAAGTTTCTCGGCATTGTCGCCGTCCGGATGGGGACCGGCTCCACCTGGTTCGAGGTGGACATGGCGTTCAACCTCGATCTGGGCGTGGTACGGCTCACCTCTGCGACGATCCGCATCGTCGCCGAGAGGAATGCACCGCTTTCGGTCGAGATACGCGGGCTCGGCGTCGCGCTCTCCATACCCGGCGTGCTGGAAGGCAGCGGGATGGCGCGGATCAATCCTGATGGATCGGTCGCGGCCACGCTCGATGTGAATGTGGTCGCCGCTGGGCTACTGGCGCAGGCGGAGCTGGAGCTCAAGCCCGAGCTCGCTTATGTGGCCATCAGTGTGAGAGTGATCCTCCCGGTCGGCATCCCGCTGGCCAATACGGGTCTCGGCATCTTTGGCTTTGTCGGCCAGTTCGTCTCGAATGGCGAACGGACGTTTGCCATGCCACTCGACCCGGATCCGGTGCAGGCCGAGCTCGACTGGTACGAGCAGGCCTTTGCCGATAAGTGGGGCCCGGCGCCGGGCCAGTGGGCGCTGGGGCTGGGCGTGATCATCGGCACGCTGCCGGACATGGGCTTTACCTTCAATGCCCAGGGCATGTTCGTCGTTGCCTTCCCCGACCCATCGGTGATCCTCGGCATCGATGCCAAGCTGCTGGCCAGCCCTGGACAAGCCAGCGATGATCCCGAACCCCTGCAAGACGAGATGCGCCTCATTGGCCTCGCCGTGATCGACCCCGAGGCGGTGCTGATCGGCGTGCGCGGCACTTACGAGATCCCCAAGGTGCTGACCGTCAACGTGCCGTTGTCGGCTTATTTCCCGCTGTCAGGTGACCCGCGCGGCAGTTTCGTGCATCTCGGCTCCGACAACATCACCGCCGAGAGCAAGGTCGGAATCTTCACGCGCGCCGGTGATCCGGTTTCCATGTCACTGCTGCCCGGCGTGCTCGATGCCAATGTCTGGGCGTATTTCATGCTCGAGGAACGCGAGCTGCATTGGCTGGGCAATGAGGACGAATTTTCCTTTGATGGCTTCGCGGTCGGCTTCGGCGCCGGATGGAACCTGACCTGGAAGGCGGGACCGCTCACGCTCGATGCCAGTGCCGAGCTGCTGGTGGGACTGGGTACGTCACCCTTCAAGCTGGTGGGCGGCATCTGGGTGGATGGCCTGCTCGACGCCAAGATCGCTTCGGTCGGCGTGTCGGGAAACCTGATCGCCGAAGTCATCGAGCAGAATGGCGATATGCTGACCCACTTGTCCGGCGAGTTCTGCGGCGAGATCGACCTGCCGCTGGCGCCGCCGATCAAGAAATGCATCGAGATCGAGATCGGCAACAAACTGGTCGATGACATCCCGACGCCGGCTCACCCGCTGAAGAGCGTCGACCTGACCGGCCGGCGCGGCAATCGCGTGGCGACGGCCACCGACGGCACGCCCGGCACGGATCACACGGTGTGGCCCGATACAGTGCCGGTCTTAAGCTTCTCGCATGTGCCCGAGATCGGTCCCGATCTGGAGGACGACTGGACACTCGCGGCGCGTCCGAACAATCCCTCGCCCTGGGCTGGCAGCTCGGAACTGAAATACGCCTTCCGGCTTGACCGGGTGGAGTTGCTGGAGAAGACCGGCGAAGGCTTCGTCAAGGTCGACGGTCCGCTGGACGCGGTGTTCTGGCTGCCCACCCACCGCGGCGGCGTGATGAGCGAAGACGCTGATGCGATCTGGCCCTCCGAGCACGAAGGCGCCGCACTCGCGCTGCTGTCATGGGTGCCGTTCACGATCTTCCGTCACCTTACGAATGGTGGCGAGGGATTGCCGGCTGATCCCGTAGAGACGTTGGAAGATGTGTGCGACACGATCGTCGTCGGTCATGAAACCTGTGCGCCGGGGATCGACGCTGAACGCCTCGAGCCCGGCCGCATAAAAATCCGCTCGCGGCGCGGCAAAGGCGATCCGGTGGCAACCGTCTTCACCGTCTTCGGCACCACCACGCTGGGAGGCATGTCGTGGCGCGAGCTGGGGCTCGCCTTGGCGTGTCTGGGCCTGCATCCCATCGCCGAGGGTATCGTGGACCTGGATCTGCCGGTGGTGTTGCCCGACGGGCGTCGTATGTTGCGCGGCTATGAACTGCCGGGTGTCGCCCAGGCCGGGCCACGCTATGCGTCGCTCGGATGGGAGGGGCGCTTCGAACCGGCCATTGCCAAGGGGCAGGCCGTGCTGGAGGTCTGTGACCAGGGGCATGGCGTGATGGCGCCGACACGCTGTTTTCCCTTCGATGGCGTGAACAAAGTCGATGGCGAGGATCGCTGGGACGCCGGCGGCCTGCGCTTCGTCAAGACCCTCACGCCGGATGGTTCGACCGTGCTGGTGGGCTCCAACGGCGCATTGATCGTCGGATTGGGGACGCTGCGCGTGATCTTTCCGTTCCCGGTGAACTGGGCGTCGTTGAGCGTCGTGCATCCGCTCGCCACGGCGACGCTGACGATCAAGGGGCTGGGTGGACAAAGGCTGGGTACGCGCGTCATTCCCCGTGATAGCGCGCCACAGACTGTCGTCATCGAAGATGTCGGCCCGTTTTCAGAACTGGTCATCGTCAGCCTCGACGGTCGACTGGGCATTGAATCGGTGTGCGTTCGCGCCGGTTTGGGTGAACCCGACACGCCGCTCGCGATCCCGCCGCTCCTCGGCCAGAAGCTCGATGGCGAGTTCGTACTCTGGGATGCCCAGGTGCTGGTCGAAAAGGCGCCGCGCCGCGGACAGCGCTGCCGCCAGATACTCTACACTTCGCCCGATGCCGGCGGCTGGCAGGCGATCGGCGTGCCGGCGATGCAAAGCGCCACGATCCGCCTCGTCGGTGTGTGCGGCCTGACGACCACGCTGGAGCAGGTGCGGATCCGGGATCAGGACGCGCGTGACACCTTGCGGGAGGGCTGGAACGTGAAGGCCGGGCTCACCTCAGAGACACGACCGCTGCTTAAGCCCGACACCGAGTACAGGCTTCGTCTCGCCATGAGCTGGGCCGGCTGGCGGCCGGCCAATCCGGGCGCGCAGCCTCCGGCCACGGTGGCCGACTCGTCTTGGCAGGTTTTTCCTGACGTCGAGTTGAACTTCTTGACCGCGGCTGAAGGCGCCCTTGATCACAGCGCGCCGCCCTTGGTTCCTCTTCAGGACGAAACGAGCTTCGACCCGCGCGCCGTCGCGCGCTACCTGATCGGCTTCGAGCCCGAAGGTGCGATGAGCCCGCCACACTTCCTGGACGACGCGCTACTCGCCCATTTCGAGGTCGACCATGTCGAGCAGCTGCTTGCTCAATATGACCGCGCTCTGGTGATGACGTTGCGTCGCACCAATCCGTCAGCCGGCAGCGCGATGAACGGACGGCCGATGGCGATTGCGCTGGATGTCGGACGCAGTTCGCTCGAACCGGCTCGTCTCGACAAGGTGGATGCGCGGGTGATCACGGCACTGCGCGCCGATCCGCGCTGTCTCAAGACCGATGTGAATACGGGCGGCGTGACGCTGTCGATCACGGCGGATCTCGAGCCCGATGCCGAATATGATCTGGCGCTCTTCGCCCCGCCGGTGGATGACGAAGACGACGAAAGCCTGCTCGTCGCCCGCACGCATTTCCGCAGCTCGCGTTACCCCGATGTAAGCGCGCTGCTCACAGGCCTCGGCTTCGGCCTGTCCGAACGCGCCGTGACTATCCCCTTCGACTTCGTCATTGCCAATGGCGCGACGATGCCCGCGCCCGATACGAGCGCCAGCGATGCGGCGCTGGACGATGCGTTGCGTATCATCGGCATGGATCCCTGGCCGGTGGTCGGCGTCGGTCGGACGGTGGCGATCTGGCGCCCCGGTTCCGCGGCGGGAGAATATCTGCTGGCCGGATTGCTGCTCGAGAGTCCAGAGCCGATCGAACGCGGTGCGCGATGCGGCATTGTGCAGGCGCTCGTCACCGGCGGCGCCTCGGACGTGGTATTGACCGCGTGCCGTGTCAACAGCGCTTGCACAAGGGTGCTGCTGGCCACCGCTACCGCGCAAGGTCTGCCGCTTCGATGA
- a CDS encoding cation diffusion facilitator family transporter, translating to MHEGHGHGSLKAGSAAGRHKSRLAWAFALTGTYMVAEVVGGLLTGSLALLADAAHMLTDAGGLALALIAIRFAERPATPQKTYGYVRAEVLSALANAVVLLLLTIYILYEAYKRFFEPPEILSGPMLAVALVGMAVNLVSMRLLAGGSAESLNVRGAYFEVLSDFLGSIAVVIAALIVMTTGWTLADPIVGAAIGLFIVPRTWRLLKDAVHILLEGVPAEIDLTLLERVLKEIPGVAAVHDLHVWTLTSGLDSMSGHIVVDDMREAGRVLAEARKLMKEKFGLDHVTIQIEDEALAAAEAKLPV from the coding sequence ATGCACGAAGGACACGGACATGGTTCCCTGAAGGCCGGCTCGGCCGCCGGCCGGCATAAAAGCCGGCTCGCCTGGGCATTCGCATTGACGGGAACCTATATGGTCGCCGAGGTAGTGGGCGGTCTCCTGACCGGCAGCCTCGCCCTCCTCGCCGACGCGGCGCATATGCTGACCGATGCCGGAGGCCTTGCTCTGGCGCTCATCGCCATCCGTTTCGCCGAGCGCCCGGCCACGCCGCAGAAGACCTATGGCTATGTGCGCGCCGAGGTGCTGTCGGCGCTCGCCAATGCCGTCGTCCTGCTGCTGCTCACCATCTACATCCTCTACGAGGCCTATAAGCGCTTCTTCGAACCGCCCGAGATCCTGAGCGGGCCGATGCTCGCCGTCGCCCTCGTCGGCATGGCCGTCAACCTCGTTTCCATGCGCCTGCTGGCGGGCGGCTCAGCTGAGAGCCTCAATGTCCGCGGCGCCTATTTCGAGGTGCTGAGCGACTTTCTGGGGTCGATTGCCGTCGTCATCGCCGCCCTGATCGTCATGACGACCGGCTGGACGCTCGCCGATCCCATCGTCGGCGCCGCCATCGGCCTCTTCATCGTGCCAAGGACCTGGCGGCTTCTGAAAGATGCCGTCCATATTCTTCTGGAAGGCGTTCCCGCCGAAATCGACCTCACCTTGCTGGAGCGCGTGCTGAAAGAGATTCCAGGCGTCGCCGCTGTGCACGACCTGCATGTCTGGACGCTCACTTCGGGGCTTGATTCGATGAGCGGGCATATCGTTGTGGACGACATGCGGGAAGCCGGGCGTGTTCTGGCGGAAGCACGCAAGCTCATGAAAGAGAAATTCGGCCTCGACCACGTCACCATCCAGATCGAGGACGAGGCCCTGGCGGCAGCAGAGGCGAAGCTTCCCGTCTGA
- a CDS encoding CHAT domain-containing protein yields MLMFGQQAGLTVADPEGEYVAVELRLFPADEQGTPVELTVSGVRQDFPRVRVPLASKELSALVTSPHAYGEMLGKQLFEGTQLGEQLADLRTALDAKGARWRLRLRLEDPPLEAMHWERLCIRENGAWAPIGSAADRPFSRYVPVTDWKMATPIVERPVTLLLVFASPANLAKARLPAIPAAERDSIRAAIEASARGQVRVEELSSDVNVRPTLAALREAFTRGPAMVHVLCHGTSGPAGSALVLEKDNGDPDIIEAALLVDAVRGAAMPPRLVVFSACESATASAAAGFVSLGSLLARERVDAVLAMREAVSVDTARAFCAHFYRRLFAHGVLDRAVNEARAVVRDNIDWGLPVLFARMRDCQLLDFAPARVDTDYLGISSRVVRAAGAARAFGEQERAGQEAIGAMTALIAELEKSHKVLVGVTSGFRRTGSDPATFPKQFEAFLQEFKDYYDKKSWREERTRCGRVKDLTEPAMMNLFKGALPNDQFAQVEQDLNRLTHLDDDIIRHLTTFLETMDGEVETINKLLRQGNVPDAIARKIAFEDQISPTFRRSKELLAEIGERSDAVRAA; encoded by the coding sequence ATGCTGATGTTTGGACAACAGGCGGGGCTGACCGTCGCCGACCCTGAAGGGGAGTATGTCGCGGTCGAGCTCCGGCTCTTCCCCGCCGACGAGCAGGGAACGCCGGTGGAACTCACAGTATCCGGGGTGCGGCAAGACTTCCCGCGGGTCCGGGTGCCATTGGCCTCCAAAGAGCTTTCAGCGCTCGTAACCAGTCCGCATGCCTATGGCGAAATGTTAGGCAAGCAACTCTTCGAGGGAACTCAGTTGGGCGAGCAGCTGGCCGACCTGCGCACGGCTCTCGACGCGAAAGGAGCGCGCTGGCGGCTGCGGCTCAGACTGGAAGACCCGCCACTCGAGGCGATGCACTGGGAGCGCTTGTGCATTCGCGAAAATGGTGCCTGGGCCCCGATAGGCTCGGCTGCCGATCGGCCGTTCTCGCGCTACGTGCCGGTGACCGATTGGAAAATGGCGACGCCGATTGTCGAGCGCCCCGTTACCCTTCTTCTGGTCTTTGCGTCTCCGGCGAACCTGGCCAAGGCGCGACTGCCTGCGATCCCGGCCGCCGAACGCGATTCAATCCGTGCTGCAATCGAAGCGAGCGCGAGAGGCCAGGTCCGCGTGGAGGAGCTTTCCAGCGATGTTAATGTCCGACCCACCCTCGCGGCGTTGCGCGAGGCGTTCACTCGGGGGCCCGCAATGGTGCACGTGCTATGTCACGGAACTTCAGGCCCGGCCGGGTCGGCGCTGGTGCTCGAGAAGGACAACGGTGACCCGGACATCATAGAGGCGGCTTTGTTGGTCGACGCCGTCCGCGGGGCGGCAATGCCACCGCGCCTAGTGGTGTTCTCAGCCTGCGAGTCGGCTACGGCCAGCGCCGCGGCAGGGTTTGTCTCGCTAGGCTCGCTGCTGGCGCGCGAACGCGTTGATGCGGTACTCGCGATGAGAGAGGCGGTGAGCGTGGACACGGCGCGCGCCTTCTGCGCGCATTTCTACAGGCGTCTCTTCGCCCATGGCGTGCTCGACCGGGCGGTGAACGAAGCGCGCGCGGTAGTGCGAGACAATATTGATTGGGGATTGCCCGTGCTTTTTGCACGAATGCGCGATTGCCAGTTGCTCGACTTCGCGCCTGCGCGGGTGGACACCGATTATCTCGGCATATCCAGTCGGGTGGTGCGAGCGGCTGGGGCGGCGCGCGCCTTCGGCGAGCAGGAACGAGCCGGCCAAGAAGCAATTGGCGCCATGACCGCCCTCATCGCAGAGCTCGAGAAGAGCCACAAGGTGCTCGTCGGCGTGACAAGCGGTTTCCGGAGGACGGGCAGCGACCCCGCAACGTTCCCGAAGCAGTTCGAAGCGTTCCTGCAGGAGTTCAAGGACTACTATGACAAAAAGAGCTGGAGGGAGGAGAGAACCAGATGCGGCAGGGTCAAAGATCTTACGGAACCGGCCATGATGAACCTGTTCAAGGGTGCCCTTCCAAATGACCAGTTTGCCCAAGTGGAACAAGACCTCAACCGTTTGACCCACCTGGACGACGATATCATCCGCCACTTGACCACGTTCCTTGAAACGATGGACGGGGAGGTGGAAACCATCAACAAGCTGCTCCGCCAGGGCAACGTGCCTGATGCGATCGCCAGGAAAATCGCGTTCGAAGACCAGATCAGCCCGACGTTCCGGCGGAGCAAGGAACTGCTCGCCGAGATCGGCGAGCGCTCAGACGCCGTGCGTGCGGCCTGA
- a CDS encoding Rap1a/Tai family immunity protein, protein MAICLPPRAKVEKLRKVVLKELEVQPQARASSAASIALRALKRKWPCPTHLGVGR, encoded by the coding sequence TTGGCGATCTGCCTCCCTCCCAGAGCAAAGGTGGAGAAGCTCCGAAAAGTTGTCTTGAAGGAGTTGGAGGTACAACCACAAGCGCGCGCAAGCTCGGCTGCCTCCATTGCTTTGAGGGCTCTCAAGAGAAAGTGGCCGTGCCCCACCCACCTCGGGGTGGGCCGATAG
- a CDS encoding DUF4189 domain-containing protein, whose translation MVIRPIGIVVSLLLLLAGCGGPSSLDPISNSKTPKYGAIAISKRTLQSGMSWNDSSREEAETKALRACGQYSNDCRIIVFVRNGCAALAIGQGGWGSAWAPSLDVAEAKATSFCRQNAKACKVDTAKFCSGT comes from the coding sequence ATGGTAATACGCCCAATTGGAATAGTTGTTTCATTGCTGCTATTGCTTGCCGGATGCGGCGGGCCATCCTCTTTGGATCCAATTTCCAATTCCAAAACTCCAAAGTACGGAGCAATTGCAATATCAAAGCGGACTCTCCAGTCGGGTATGTCTTGGAACGATAGCTCTCGCGAAGAGGCGGAGACCAAAGCTCTGAGGGCGTGTGGCCAGTATTCGAACGATTGTCGGATTATCGTATTTGTAAGAAATGGATGTGCCGCACTGGCAATCGGACAGGGTGGTTGGGGGAGCGCCTGGGCACCCTCGCTAGATGTGGCTGAAGCGAAAGCCACCTCATTTTGCCGACAGAACGCAAAGGCCTGCAAAGTAGATACAGCGAAATTTTGTTCCGGCACTTAG